One Aegilops tauschii subsp. strangulata cultivar AL8/78 chromosome 7, Aet v6.0, whole genome shotgun sequence genomic window carries:
- the LOC109732184 gene encoding peroxidase P7: MAAFATRSAAFLGLAVVLCFLAGAASAQQLSPNFYSRSCPNLASIVRSGMTAALQTERRMGASILRLFFHDCFVNGCDGSILLDDTSTFTGEKNAGPNANSARGFEVIDAIKTRVEAACRATVSCADILALAARDGVNLLGGPTWSVPLGRKDSRTASQSAANANLPGPGSSLATLIAMFGNKNLSPRDMTALSGAHTIGRSQCQFFRNRIYNERNINASFAALRQRTCPRSGGDGNLAPFDVQTADGFDNAYYQNLVGQRGLLHSDQELFNGGSQDALVRQYSSSPSQFSADFVTAMLKMGGLLPSSGTQTEVRLNCRRPN; encoded by the exons ATGGCCGCCTTCGCCACCAGGTCCGCGGCCTTCCTTGGCCTCGCCGTCGTGCTCTGTTTCCTCGCCGGCGCGGCGAGCGCGCAGCAGCTCTCTCCCAACTTCTACTCGAGGTCTTGCCCCAACCTGGCGTCCATCGTGCGGTCGGGGATGACCGCCGCATTGCAGACGGAGAGGCGGATGGGCGCGTCCATCCTCCGCCTCTTCTTCCACGACTGCTTCGTCAAT GGGTGTGACGGCTCGATTCTGCTTGACGACACCTCGACGTTCACCGGCGAGAAGAACGCCGGGCCGAACGCCAACTCGGCGCGTGGGTTCGAGGTGATCGACGCCATCAAGACCCGGGTCGAAGCCGCGTGCAGGGCCACCGTCTCCTGCGCCGACATCCTcgcgctcgccgcccgtgacGGTGTCAACCTG CTCGGAGGTCCCACGTGGAGCGTGCCGCTGGGGCGCAAGGACTCGCGCACGGCGAGCCAGAGCGCGGCCAACGCGAACCTCCCGGGGCCCGGCTCCAGCCTCGCCACGCTCATCGCCATGTTCGGCAACAAGAACCTGTCGCCGCGGGACATGACGGCGCTCTCCGGCGCGCACACCATCGGGCGCTCGCAGTGCCAGTTCTTCCGCAACCGCATCTACAACGAGCGCAACATCAACGCCAGCTTCGCGGCGCTGCGGCAGCGGACGTGCCCGCGGTcgggcggcgacggcaacctcgcGCCCTTCGACGTGCAGACCGCCGACGGGTTCGACAACGCCTACTACCAGAACCTGGTCGGGCAGCGCGGCCTCCTGCACTCGGACCAGGAGCTCTTCAACGGCGGGTCGCAGGACGCGCTGGTGCGGCAGTACAGCAGCAGCCCCAGCCAGTTCTCCGCCGACTTCGTCACGGCCATGCTGAAGATGGGCGGCCTGCTGCCGTCGTCCGGGACGCAGACGGAGGTCAGGTTGAACTGCAGGAGACCCAACTAA